The following are from one region of the Anguilla rostrata isolate EN2019 chromosome 7, ASM1855537v3, whole genome shotgun sequence genome:
- the ankrd53 gene encoding ankyrin repeat domain-containing protein 53 yields MKRVLQQAPPESDVFQAAASGDQAWLLLSLRNVPLKQTDKQGLSLLHVAAMHGHPGCLKLLLELGGTDTDVNASCPRGRRPMHMAVSDQSRPLHSLACLTCLLEHGALPNVSTEEGLTPLHLAATQGLLDCAMVLVKVGADISARDSRGHTALDLARLWGHRAVARFLKDRMWQEENQRQWERCNDLLKLRKTLVRRHQQMQDEAKVARQAISEQSVEEWARLKGVPVPQPAPKSALSRGSAQRCSAERKTPTRERKKHAGPRGRGAGTGATRASWNISPNPSKPPSATISAPQGVRMSTRPEGAPPQPDMRGSVTLSKGAPDRAPRSAQLGGSAYDLPALPWDTIQRGLFPNAYRPRLVSPLSFHPVRVQDLPRLSAPTHGTSPWTEVAMHLAETLEPGRY; encoded by the exons ATGAAGAGGGTGCTCCAGCAGGCCCCCCCGGAGAGCGATGTCTTCCAGGCCGCTGCCTCGGGGGACCAGGCCTGGCTGCTCCTCAGCCTGAGGAACGTACCGCTCAAACAGACTGACAAGCAG GGTCTGAGCTTGCTCCACGTGGCTGCTATGCACGGTCACCCGGGCTGCCTGAAGCTGCTTCTGGAGCTCGGAGGCACGGATACGGACGTGAACGCCAGCTGTCCCCGCGGCCGGAGGCCCATGCACATGGCGGTCAGCGACCAGAGCCGGCCCCTCCACTCCCTCGCCTGCCTCACCTGCCTGCTGGAGCACGGCGCCCTGCCCAATGT GTCCACGGAGGAGGGGCTCACGCCCTTGCACCTGGCTGCCACCCAGGGCCTGCTGGACTGCGCTATGGTTCTCGTCAAGGTGGGGGCAGACATCAGCGCTCGGGACAGCCGGGGCCACACTGCTCTGGACCTCGCCCGGCTCTGGGGCCACAGAGCGGTTGCTAG GTTCCTTAAGGATCGCATGTGGCAGGAAGAGAACCAGAGACAGTGGGAGAGATGCAATGATCTCCTGAAGCTCAGAAAGACTCTGGTCAGGAGACACCAGCAAATGCAAGATGAGGCAAAG GTTGCCAGGCAGGCCATCAGCGAGCAGAGTGTGGAGGAATGGGCAAGGCTGAAGGGTGTCCCTGTCCCTCAGCCGGCCCCTAAAAGCGCCCTGTCCCGAGGCTCCGCCCAACGCTGCAGCGCTGAGAGGAAGACCCCAACCCGGGAGCGCAAAAAACACGCCGGACcgaggggccggggggcgggtaCGGGGGCCACCCGAGCGTCGTGGAACATCTCCCCGAACCCCTCCAAACCCCCGTCTGCTACCATCAGCGCCCCGCAGGGGGTCCGCATGAGCACCAGACCCGAGGGGGCCCCTCCGCAGCCTGACATGAGGGGCAGCGTGACCCTCTCGAAGGGGGCCCCTGACCGGGCCCCACGCTCGGCACAGCTGGGCGGGTCCGCCTACGACCTCCCGGCTCTGCCCTGGGACACGATCCAGAGAGGCCTGTTCCCAAACGCCTACCGCCCCCGCCTGGTCTCCCCCCTCAGCTTCCACCCCGTCCGTGTACAGGACCTGCCGCGCCTCAGCGCCCCCACCCATGGGACCTCCCCCTGGACGGAGGTGGCCATGCACCTGGCCGAGACGCTGGAACCGGGGCGATACTGA
- the shtn2 gene encoding shootin-1, translating to MSSNPVPPALCTSSTVWSPGSDEESSYSSEDEEDIQCQILAKERDEATEKLTEIEQVSAQLLKEMDALEIQFHIERSCRESAEAFALKITKENKALKRRSQALLPLIPEIPENLDVLTLDFENDLGAGEISDSSVASDLQWQSQIRDLQSSLDQLLGEKMQLSEQVETLKREQAELNEQLAVEREEREAMMRRFNRQSRTMHKVKRVSQRAAQEFNDITQRLQMEKGLRQHAEAFAHQMLLKQKETQRQSMVLMQSSETGPQLQQALEQVAHISSALEEIRLQRQSQVLQTQAALEETSMMSELQSVRALLERSEEEKAEIQTQLSDAQHTVAQLQEEVKQLQDRVKQISEVPPTQIGQSQEEASTPAPPPPPPPPPPPPPLPPPSAVVDPLDALRKRKKNGTNPTSVNGQPPSCDIKARAVDEMMERIKKGIALRPTQRPHQVGSEDDSAWRDQNSEKRKSAVFELQGMLESMKRPGFRRGMSRKRISRHVGGAELQAVLQRRRRAMGDEQTCPTPPKAQDPQSSSPADTTAPWAGESSAPVLRRLKQNREKRNSRVRISEGVIWGDS from the exons ATGTCTTCGAACCCGGTACCTCCGGCTCTCTGTACCAGCTCGACCGTGTGGAGTCCAG GTTCTGACGAGGAAAGCAGTTACTCATCTGAAGATGAAGAAGACATTCAG TGTCAGATACTGGCGAAGGAGAGGGATGAGGCTACCGAAAAGCTGACGGAGATTGAACAGG TGTCTGCACAGCTCCTGAAAGAAATGGATGCCCTGGAGATACAGTTCCACATCGAGCGTTCGTGTCGGGAGAGCGCTGAGGCCTTCGCACTGAAG ATAACGAAGGAGAACAAAGCTCTGAAGCGAAGGAGCCAAGCCCTGCTGCCGCTGATCCCAGAGATTCCTGAAAATCTGGACGTTCTGACGCTTGACTTTGAAAATGACCTTGGGGCAGGAGAGATCTCTGACAGCAGTGTGGCATCTGATCTGCAATGGCAGTCCCAGATCAGAG ACCTGCAGAGTTCTCTGGACCAGCTCCTTGGGGAGAAGATGCAGCTGTCTGAACAGGTGGAGACGCTGAAGAGAGAGCAGGCCGAACTCAACGAACAG ctAGCtgtagagagggaggagagggaggccaTGATGAGGAGGTTCAATAGGCAGAGCAGAACCATGCACAAAGTGAAAAGAG TGTCCCAACGGGCCGCTCAGGAGTTCAACGACATCACCCAGAGACTGCAGATGGAGAAGGGGCTCCGCCAGCATGCTGAGGCCTTCGCCCACCAG ATGCTGTTGAAGCAGAAAGAGACCCAGAGGCAGAGTATGGTCCTGATGCAGAGCTCAGAAACTGGCCCTCAGCTCCAGCAGGCCCTGGAGCAGGTGGCACACATCAGCAGTGCCCTGGAAGAGATACGTCTTCAACGTCAGAGCCAG GTGCTCCAGACACAGGCTGCCCTGGAGGAGACCAGCATGATGTCGGAGCTGCAGAGTGTCAGAGCCCTGCTGGAGAGAAGCGAGGAGGAGAAGGCAGAGATCCAGACACAGCTGAGCGATGCCCAGCACACCGTCgcccagctgcaggaggagg TGAAGCAGCTTCAGGATAGGGTGAAACAAATATCAGAGGTCCCGCCCACTCAAATAGGCCAATCGCAGGAAGAAGCCTCAACCCCtgctccacctccccctcctcctcctcctcctcctcctccaccactaccaccaccttCAGCTGTGGTTGA cCCATTGGATGccctgagaaaaagaaagaagaatggAACCAACCCCACAAGCGTCAATG GGCAACCACCTTCATGTGACATTAAGGCCAGAGCAGTGGATGAAATGATGGAGCGCATCAAGAAGGGAATCGCGCTGAGACCCACCCAGAGACCACATCAG GTTGGGTCAGAGGACGACAGTGCCTGGAGG gatcagaattctgagaaaagGAAGTCTGCAGTGTTTGAATTGCAAGGCATGTTG GAGTCTATGAAGCGGCCTGGCTTTAGGAGGGGGATGTCCCGCAAGAGAATCAGCCGCCATgttgggggggcggagcttcaggCAGTCctacagaggaggaggagagccatGGGGGATGAGCAGACCTGTCCGACCCCACCAAAAGCCCAAG ACCCACAATCGTCAAGCCCCGCCGACACCACTGCGCCCTGGGCAGGAGAGAGCAGCGCCCCCGTCCTGCGGCGGCTGAAACAGAACCGCGAGAAGAGGAACTCCCGCGTCCGAATCTCTGAGGGCGTCATCTGGGGGGACAGCTGA